A genomic stretch from Antarcticibacterium flavum includes:
- a CDS encoding alpha/beta hydrolase family protein has translation MELTKKKNLQIEGKHGKPVLTDLIFREDDKPKQVILFCHGYKGFKDWGAWEKMGEYFAREGFFFLKFNFSHNGITPDDPLEFRDIEAFGDNNYIKELDDLQSIIDWILLPDFEHAVQLDVANLNVIGHSRGGGIATIKASEDKRITRLVTLSSVSDFASRFPEEKELEKWREKGVSYIVNTRTGQKLPHHFQFYTNFQENEERLDISRAAKELEIPHLIVHGSNDTSVPISDSGQLFEWSPFPDLLLVESADHVYGLSHPWEQEEFPKEFQYVLERTVKFLKKDKEQLKAEMK, from the coding sequence ATGGAACTTACTAAAAAGAAGAATTTACAAATAGAAGGCAAACATGGCAAACCTGTGCTTACAGACCTAATTTTCAGGGAGGATGACAAACCAAAGCAGGTAATTCTTTTTTGTCATGGATATAAGGGATTTAAAGACTGGGGAGCCTGGGAAAAAATGGGGGAATATTTTGCAAGGGAAGGTTTTTTCTTCCTGAAATTTAATTTTTCCCATAACGGCATTACTCCAGATGATCCTTTGGAATTTCGGGATATTGAAGCCTTTGGAGACAATAATTACATCAAGGAACTGGATGACCTGCAAAGTATTATAGACTGGATATTACTGCCAGACTTTGAACATGCGGTCCAGCTGGATGTCGCTAATTTAAATGTGATAGGCCATTCACGTGGAGGAGGCATTGCCACAATAAAAGCTTCGGAAGATAAAAGGATCACCCGGCTGGTAACATTATCTTCTGTAAGTGATTTTGCCTCGCGTTTCCCGGAGGAAAAAGAGCTTGAAAAATGGCGTGAGAAAGGGGTAAGCTATATCGTCAACACACGTACAGGCCAGAAGCTGCCACACCATTTTCAATTTTATACCAATTTCCAGGAAAATGAAGAAAGGCTGGATATTTCCAGGGCTGCAAAAGAGCTCGAAATTCCGCATCTCATTGTTCACGGCAGCAATGACACATCTGTACCAATTAGTGATTCAGGCCAGTTGTTTGAATGGAGCCCCTTCCCCGACCTTCTGCTGGTGGAAAGTGCAGATCATGTGTATGGACTCTCCCATCCCTGGGAGCAGGAAGAATTTCCTAAAGAATTCCAATATGTGTTGGAGAGGACGGTGAAATTTTTGAAAAAAGACAAAGAACAACTTAAGGCAGAGATGAAATAG